A window of Nicotiana sylvestris chromosome 8, ASM39365v2, whole genome shotgun sequence genomic DNA:
ggcggtggaggattagtgctggtagcgaacctagttggttccattgagaacgagggtgcttggaatgtaaaagaggatgagtcaaagcttggcttgtacgtagcaggctgtgccgtaatcgggcaggcggtgcagtaaagatgttcatgcttgcatcggtggctgacattcggggatgaggctcagaaggcgatccagcagagaaggctgaggtggctgggtacccgaatggggtagcaggataatttatggggacattagaagtcccacttgacctggagaataattcagggaatccggggacgacacttggcggctctttcccattattccagtcgtccagcatttccaacatgcggagccgtaggattctattttcctccgcagttgcggattcaggtgtgaggacggctgagatcgagctctcctcggagacagggattgtttgcaacggaatttctgaagacatttccaaacttccttttgacctggtgaagtaagtgtgagtgtTGCTTCTGGttctaacaacaggtagttgaacacttctccttgacctcgtgaagtatgagtgcgaggccagactttcaccaaaccaaccgtctttccaaaaaacCTGGaggtactcaacgacaaacgcagggttaatttgtagcaaacaacagataggcaatctcacgttgggcatgatgcacctatacagttaagtggattcctacatgtttgctacgagagcatgcgtcgttccggcatttttcctcttattattattttccctttttttttgtttttctttttttttttattttgcagtaaaaaaaatgcgaccggatccgatgaggattgcctacgtatcacgatgcctacgtgaatcagatcattacgtagttcgaaaaaacacaaatgagcataaaagaagcaacctctttattgttgaaatggtctattacaaactacattttacaaaagaaagagcaaaccttgaaaataaacctagactcaaaatagactaaaaatcaccctgatgggaaaaacaggcagaagatgctaagatacagacttgacttatgagtgcattatggttttgaaaattggtgtccgcggggcatcgttcggcctcgccgcggtcctaggcgtgagatccctctcaagttgttccagctcatgcatagtctgcttgacataacccatcactgccgagaggatggtaacgctggtcatgttctcacatcgtagacatcgtctggtgatggcatgggcaatggccttgatcctatctctggtttgcttcttctctacgagtaggcgttttatctgatcgctacatatcttgaatacctgagcatcctgcatatgctgattcttcagtcgccgtacttctaacttcatctgggctaatgagtcataccagtatctgctctcaatttggaaattctTGGCCTGatcagctgctttgatctcaagtatagccatctctttcttcattttggcaacagttttctcgtggtcgcgtttcgattggttcaaatgtcggcgatgcttctctattcttattccccactgtgccttgagctttgccataatctttcccgattcttctaaaccatTTCGCCACTCCGcgacttctctttttaaacccttaatcaactgctggtctgatcgacttctgggctgttcatcaagagacaatctcaatttttggatttgggccttaagttcttcattctcttggaccaatttattcttttcgcttcgatccgccgcgatttgtatgctgttattgaacttcagactgtcaatttgtagcttcaaatcaccgatctctgcccgataccccttttcttttgctaaccaattccattgcccttgggatgattctacaaagtctttgagatgcggtctcttagctggtctttcgcaagacaggtcgcctctgaaccaagcgtgataccctggggcaacttccccttttgctatatccatcacacaagttcttgccgtcagatgttggcactcactccagatttggcgaacttcttcttcggggaaacgaccatctggactgatctcaatcacttgggtactcagatcttcatctttcggcaccacttgatacctcccaagttgcctcaaaacccgatatggggcgtagggttggatgcttttaagtcccatcaacagaaagtggggcctggttgctggcatgtatatgatttcctcaacaggcgaccatccgagcgtccattggatttggctagcagtgagagttcggaaaaatgaggtccatgatgtgacgccctcaggtagattgaaacctttgactctagtgtagaattctccaatgcaagtcttctcaggcgaaccgtaacccaagagcggagaGCGGCGACATaagtgatcggtcatccatatttgcaacaataggttacatccttcgaaaaagtcgcccctggctcgacaagcagtgagagcccgaaaaatgtcagccataatcataggcgctagagtactcttatcttgggtgagcaaagtactgacaaccccagttatttttagatcgatgttgccgtccttcctcgggaacactataagacctaagaaggccgtcatgaaagctaactgcctgtgttcgtcccacttttgtcggttgcctttactacatagtttgaaatccggcttattgaacccgccttcatgaccgtatctagcatacatgagatggagactgcagaaacctttggcaagatctggatggtgaaatgttcggggtattttcagaaaatccaaaaaccggtgtaccgtgacggccctaggtgcaatcaagtacttgaaccttaacggagcttcatcacccccaatgtatcccgctatttcttccaacgtcggggtgagttcgaagtctgaaaaatggaatacattgtgcgccgaatcccagtaagtgaccaatgatctgataatatcgccccgaggctgaatgtctagtaaatccgggagatttttcagatatttcctcactttgccttgcccctccttgcctaagtcgttccaccataatcgcaactcaaaagggatcttggtcattattgaaaacggttcgttttgtattgtgctcatcctgcacatttatttagggtgataaactttattagactcaaaaattaaaattatctagattttttttttgcaaaaacgggaggttggacccgccgagggttgcctacgtatctcaccccgtgcgagaatcaaaccggcgtagttcgatCAGAtcgaaataggggaaacaaaaaataaaatcctttaaagaaaagaagaataacctttttttgaaattttgttatatgttttgtttttcattttattatttatttttgaaaagagaccaaggaaatatttacacattttaaacttcctcttttttgaaattttgaaaatcttttaaagaggtgctacaaatgaaacaaataaatttttttattttttttatttttgattttgaaagtgattaaaaggaatagtcgAACTGAAAGGCaagtttttttttccagaaaattCCGGTTAGGTTTGACATTACTCGGAcatggtttttttttcaaaagactaagtaattatctccctaccctgctattttttttttttgacatttttcggaaaccggtcaacatgcagatccgaagcaaatagatgcgcacaacaaacgggatgcaacaagatggtcttttcattccaggttgcctgtcctagacggacccaacccctgtgttgagtcccctatgtcaaatgcaacatgatgcagataagcgttcctactaggggatccggcatgaggtttcgttatactaagttggtagatgttctagactgtgtacccgagcggacaactcgggtCGAGGAGGGgaaacttaccgggaaccaaaaggccgtccggcttcgtaacttatccgtcatctttcttatttcaggtatcgacactaacagaatagggagcctcggccagcgagcttctccccggaggtgaagagagaatggttcggcacagtttatatacagttcagataatattaaagcggtaaaagacaacggttagcacgttatgtcaaaacaatgtaataaatatcaaataataaaaccaaatataacaattattctaagctcgaattcttgaaccctgaaccagtggttctgagttcgatttccccagcggagtcgccagagctgtcacacctcctttttgcgcgcccgtccccgaagggttaaatgcgcgagggagtttttccaatttaagtgacaatattcgaaatgggattatttatttaattcagagtcgccacttgggaaaggtttggcttttggtgtcccaagtcaccggtttatcttgaatcccaaattgaggaaattttcgacttttccaaatgaagtctgcgaaccagaaattctaagtaaggaattctgttgacccgagggaaggtgttaggcaccctcgaatcccgtggttctagcacggtcgcttaaattgttataatggctaaatatctgatttaaatacatgttgtgacttatgtgcttttattaagtttaaaccgcttttattattatcatttatttttatagaattgcaacgtcgtgaaaatgcatctcgaaccacgtcacaatcaatgcacccgtggtcgtcgacacattttgactccgttgagatttggatttgggtcacatcaatgtgcacccgtgtttaagaaggtcaaattattaagccgcgcctaaagagtctaacgcgttattatttttgtagaaggccatgaaattcactaaacggcctatctAGAATTCTAAAAAATTTATtgtggttatttattgagggccccgcaattttgcattttttatttggcgaggctcgtctctattttagaaaggatatcctaaagtggctacatttctaatgcgtttgtctctaaaactagaaggaaAAGGTACAtgataatttaattatatgctttggcctaatccggattcttatcaacttctgattaattatttacaaagtggagaaaACATTATAATTcatggaaaaatgctttaatttgacaaagagACTACATGCGAGCTGATGATATGCTATACTTGCATCCAAACGTTTCTTTAATTGAATTTCAAtagacttatttaggctagattaagggaattaactactaggcgtTATTACTAATAGGGATTCGGACGCGCTTCcatatactgcctagcgggtcctgATAAAGGAAACTAAAAATAGAACAGAACATAAAAAAAATGGAAGTACTCTATCgtatgcatatcattatagctaacAGGAATCTGGTCAGTCGCTATGTCAATTATCTGTACATTCTGTGTACTGTACAATTACATACCTCGTAACAACAAATGACTATAAACTAAGACGCAAGAGACTAGAACTTAGTTAAGCATCAACTGATCTTTCCCTGCTATTGAAATTACAAACTAATCAATTATATAGAAAGAAATCAATTATGCCATGAGTATTAcaacagacatttaaacttctccaacctttcatttcatgctttcagatTGTTACAGTTACACCAATATGAGACTTGAAATATGTACCtggatactgaaatgcaaagaagaagtggaagcagAAGAGTCAGCAGCAGCAGCACAAGAATGGTAGTAACAACAAAAGCAACACAGCAACAATGACAATCCCAGACCAAACAGACCAAAGCAGTGAACCAATGGTACAGTACTCAATGTTGATCTTTTCCAAAACTCAAAGGAAGATCCTAAAATCTGATAGAAACAGACCAAACTGGATGTTGGATTTAAAACAAGAAAGGATGAGGAAAAGTAGTGTTTCCAGTCGAACAaagaatttcttttctaaattccccctcctgatttccaaaataaactctctttctcacttaGAAACTGATTCTGTTTGGTTTCAGCTTCCCTTTATGTGTGTctctctcaatgtgtatctgtATCTCCCTTCTATTTCTCTCTTCCTTTCAAAAATCTCTCCCCTCCCTGTTGTTATCCTCTCCTCTTATCAGATCTAtcctctgtctgtgtgtgttaatgtgtatgtatttttgctctctcttCTCGGATCTCTCTGATGTCCTCCTCCTTTAACTGATGGAAGTCCCCTCTTTTATAAACCTGAAACCTTTAACATCCTGTTCAGACAATTagaatacccctcccatgtgctctcctATTTCATattccacttagctaattaagtataaacaaaaccccatgatattccctggcagactcacttttgagtaatgtttattatttctgaaactaaagtagagtatgggcagcagaatgtagtctgacagcatatgctgtcaaactatttaattcaaaaagcccttatgcaggacacaggctgtgcacaaatgcacatgtggtgcacaagtgcacatgccctccaatttcagaactgtaactgaacaaaacattgattttacatttctgattcaaattaacaattataagtactaaactcagttcctaattgattcaggcaatgcttagcagaagcaaatcgatttgttattgttcaggcagctgaaactaattgacgacacatgtcgactcgactatattaatcataacatgtacaatcgtaaccaaaaatcagatgtttaatagtatcgaacacatgactcGAGTCATACTGACCcagcagaattgtactcgaggaatcagttaatcagttcaaatttgaaattcagctaattgcacagcacatacatacatacatgttatcagtgaatagaagaaGGCCTTTAATCAAACACATAGGTTCAGGAAAGGTGGACAGGATACATTTGGTAAAAAATTCAAAGACAACAAATTACACAAGACATTCGGCcaatacgaacagacctttaaaccacacacgtactgaataacaaagagaaaacaaacttaccttaaactttgaaagcagaaacagaaaaaatcagcTTGTGTTGTACAGACCCTTTCTCAAGGTTGgacggactttaatcgaaatgtttctcaaatgagaaacacttcgattaaggtccattagaccctaatctcttggttcgaacaggcacggaacaggcacgaggaaacctagggttctagagggcagatttgggttttgggctttcttggttagattcggaccaaaccaaacatggtttggtcacgaggggggtccggtgattgtctggtatgaatctagggcagatcggtgtagatcgagttttgctcgaatcttcaaatgaagattcgaggacctagaggatgattcgaactaaacggtccacagatccatgttcaggggggtgagatggtcctatggtgttaaagtgaaggccaccggcgttcatgccgccggctttcatggtgaagattgcaggggcggctagggtttggaggggaaggggatgaggacgaaggtgacctaaggctgggggttcggataggggggcagggtaaaggttatgggtttatatagttagtgaggggttgattcctagccgttggatggggtgcgatgaagggtcaggatctcttggctgatgggggacggtgtcgtttcatcctaaaggggtttgggtcggtccgggtggaaacgggtcgggtttcatcagtgggttatggggaagtgatcttggccgttgatcaatctgagatcaacggcccagatcagactggattaaaacggcgtcgtttggacgttcTTAAAGTaaggctggtctggaccggggcaagcacgggttttgggctgagttgtttgggccaatttatttaaaattggactggcccaagtccgagaattctttcttctcttttattattatttttttcttttgaattaattTACCAAATAATACCATATAAAATCATAAACAACATTTTACATACAATTGACATTAATTATactaacatcacttaatgacagaaataaaaatgaaagatgcacattttttatttatttattttaaaaataaacacgGACGGGATTACAGATAACTAACGAATATGCCACACAAAATCCAAAAcctgtacagcaggaccatttgtcacattttttatttcttttggagcgattgtcgcgcgaaacaaaaatcacgtgctcacaatggttGTTCCTCATGACAATGATGAGTGACAGACAAATCCTTGAATGTTCGAAttattctcggatctgatggaAAAGTATGGAATAATATCGACAAAAATCTTAGTGAAAAAGTGATGTTTGTATTTTAGTAAGAGAGAGAATCTTTTTTGTCAAAGTGTGTTCTTACAAATGAATATCACATGCCTCGTATCATTGTCTattttctatttatatgagaCATATTTCTAGTaaaccctaatagtacaagttcatagaatatccactagaatattctctttcATATCCTATTTCGAAAACTAGCCGTTACAGCTTTATCAACGGTGTTCGACCTTGACCATTATTGACTTGTCGACCACGACTCTCATCTACTCTTCGGCTGTGAGTCTTGCTACTTCCTGGTCCATCTCGACTAACGACGGCTCTAGAATTCTTTCTTTAGTGTTATCTTATCTTAAGTATTCTATGACAGATTTTGAGCCATACAATATAAACATGAGTACTTACAGGAAGCTGTATCTATTTATGAGATTTTGGATAACTTATGATAGTTTAAGGGCTAGGAACTCAGGCTTCAATTCTCCTTGTAATTATATAGGAGTACACTGCTTTATGTAATCCCTGTTTAATATATGGTATACTAGTATGTTACCTTCTCAATAAAAAACTATAATTTCGCGAATTTTATAAATTATCAGTTATGCCTCAAATTATATAAATAATCTGAATTCATCCCTTTCTATTTAGATCAACTTTTACATTTTTACCtattttcaaattttattttattttaatggcACGTGAGTGGCACGCCCGTTGCCACCGGTGAGAATTTGAGAATTGAGAAATCCATCTCAGCCTCTTCAAGATTGTGTGGCATAGAATGAGATAACCTTTGTGAGATCTTCCTTTCTTCCACCAGAAAAATCAAATATCAACCAACCCCTCTCTcacaaaatcaaacaaatcaaaaaatCAGTTCATTCATCTGGAAAAAAAAAGTAGCAGCAAAAGAATTTCAAGAAAATAGCCTAAGCCATGGCCAACATGATCATGGCTTCCTCCAAAGCCCTAATCACTTCTTCCATTCCTTCATCACCAAGAACCAAACTTTCCCTCCCACAAATTCCAATTCCAAAACTACCCCTCCCCAAATTACCCAAATCCCCACTAACCCTTTCCCTCCCATCAAATCTCAAGTCCATTTCAGTCATTCTTGCTAGCTCTTTAGCCTTTGCACCCCCTTCACTTGCTGAAGAAATTGAAAAAGCTTCACTCTTTGACTTCAATTTAACTCTCCCTATTATAATGGCTGAGTTCCTTTTCCTCATGTTTGCTTTAGACAAACTTTACTTTTCCCCATTAGGGAAATTTATGGATGAAAGAGATTCTGCTATTAAAGAGAAATTAAACAGTGTGAAGGACACTTCAGCTGAAGTGAAGCAATTGGAAGATCAAGCAGCAGCTATAATGAAAGCTGCAAGAGCTGAGATATCAGCTGCATTGaacaaaatgaagaaagagacacAGTTGGAAGTGGAACAGAAGATTGCTGAAGGAAGGAAGAAAGTTGAAGCTGAGTTGCAAGAAGCTTTAGCTAGTTTGGACAAGCAAAAGGAAGAGACTATTAAGTCTCTTGATTCTCAGATTGCTGCTCTTAGTGATGAAATTGTCAAGAAGGTTCTTCCTGTTAGTAACTAATGTATTTCTTGAAATTTGtaatttggtttttgatttgATAAAAGTTGCATAAATGTGAAATACGTTGGTACTATCTTATATTGTGAATTTATCTCTACTGGTGTACATCTTGTTGGAGCTTCTTGTTGCTGCTCCTGATTTAATTTTTAGTTGCATAATTTACACGGGGTAgtgattttttgaaaaacaattaatAATGTCAAGTTTATGGTTGACTTTTCCAGATTGCTGTGAACATTTGAGGAGTTCCTAAACTAGGGAAATAAATTGGAGTCGAAAAtatgttgggggggggggggggtggggaGTTGAAGTAAAGTGCAAGCTTTAGATCTTGAAAATGTTACATCAAGATTCAAGGGCatgatttttaatttatttaagaTAAATCATAGCTGTGATGAGAATACATGGAATATGTTTTAACATGCGGTACACTAATGGACACATTGATACTTCAGATGTGGATATTTCAAATTGGTAATTTAGAATGGAATTAATTGGATTCACTATTCAGTATTCTCTTTGTATTGAACTTGTGAAATAGGAAAGAACTGTTTCCTTTCAGTGGCAGAGCCACCTATGTCCAAGGGGTGTCCCTTCGCCGGAAAATTAAGCTATgttgctatatatatatacacacacacactatatTGAATCCCCTTAACTTTTTTTGTATGTTTACTTCTTTATGTTTTGACACTCTCTACCACTGTTTCCTTTAGCTGTAGTTAAGCTAATAGTCAAAGATGTTTGTTCCACCTTCCTACTTGCAAATGGAAGTATTTATACATCTGCGGCATTGAACAGTTTAGAATGAAAGCCAGTTTGTGATCAATACTTATTCTGGAGACCACTGATTGTTTTGTTTCAGCTTTTCTTGCCATTATGTGCATTGCTTGTAGTATTACTTTGGGCAGGGCATAAGTTTTTGTTGCTGATGCATTAATGTATGCCATAACTCTAGTAGTAAATCTGCTGTTATGAAAGAACAGTAACAATTTGACAGCTTCTATTATCAACTGAGAAAAGAAAGTTGTATAGACTGGTTGAGATAAAGAAAAAGCAAAATAAGTAAATGGAGGATTACACAGCCAACAGGTTTTCCAGAATGGACTGCTGGATGTTTCTCACTCTCGCCGTTGCATAAGCTGGTTATGAAGTAGTTATGACCTAGGCTATGTATTTATGAGTATATTCACTCATGTCGCACCTGTTTGGCATGCGTAGTTCAAGGTAAATGAAGGATCCACGTAATATAGGTCATGTCTATAAGCTAGGCTCCGAGAGACTGGAAAATCGAAATTCAGTTTCAGGACCTTTATATATGATCTTTCTTGATGATTGTTGCGCAAACGATACCATTAGTTTGAAAGGACTTGAGTGAAGCAAGGGGTGTTTGTTTTAGCACTCAGGCAGTTTATGACTCTATTTCAAAAACAATGGCTTAAAGTAGCTGTCCATGGACTGAAGAGGACAGGGCAGTTTTCTGCTTTGTGGAGTCTTGCCTTTACCATTAATAAGGAGATGTCCATATCATGTGCTTGTTTACTTGAAGAGCAGGACTTTCTGTTGCTGAAATTAGTATTATAGGCAGTGACTTGCACCTAATTTATGTGATCATGGGTCCTGgacctttctttcttttcccaAATTTCATCCTTTTCTTGATTTGAGAAAAAGAAATAATACTcactccatttcaatttatgtgaacctgtttgactggacaCGGATTTTAAGataaaatgaagacttttggaatatgtggtcctaaacaagtcaaaaaggggcccagAGCATTTGTGCGgttataaaagcttttcattaagggtagaattgtaagtttaagctaaattgttaccaaatttagaaaagggtcattctttttggaacggacaaaaaaggaaataagttcacataaactaAAACAGAGGGAGTATGTATTTATGCACCCCAAGCGTGTGGCCTAGTGGTTAAGGGGTCTCAAATCTTGGAGACAAAGATCAATCTCAGCGGAGACCTGACATCGTTCTCATTTGCTTAAGCCTTGATGGGTGATTACCTAGTATCTATGATGGTGCAAGctaacaacaacccagtgaaatcccacaaaTGGGGTCTGGGAAAGATAGTgcgtacgcaa
This region includes:
- the LOC104224816 gene encoding ATP synthase subunit b', chloroplastic-like, whose protein sequence is MANMIMASSKALITSSIPSSPRTKLSLPQIPIPKLPLPKLPKSPLTLSLPSNLKSISVILASSLAFAPPSLAEEIEKASLFDFNLTLPIIMAEFLFLMFALDKLYFSPLGKFMDERDSAIKEKLNSVKDTSAEVKQLEDQAAAIMKAARAEISAALNKMKKETQLEVEQKIAEGRKKVEAELQEALASLDKQKEETIKSLDSQIAALSDEIVKKVLPVSN